From Nocardioides faecalis:
ATGATCGACTGGGTGATGGGCACCCCCGACGTCGCCTTCAGCAACTACCGCGCGGTGCGCGACGCCACCGTCAAGGCAGCCACCGACCACCCGCTGGTGATGGCCGACGGCACCGTGGCGCCCAGCCCGGAGCGCGCCGCGGGCATCCAGCGGGTCGTGGTCATCGACGTGCAGGGGCTGCGCTCCTCGGCGATCGGCGCCAGCACCACGCCGTACATCTCGCGGATGCTGCAGCGCGGCGCCTTCACGCTCAACGCCCGCACCGACGCGCAGCGGCGCACCGCCCTGCCGAACACGATCTCGATCCTCTCCGGTCGGCCCGTGCGCACCTCGAAGGGCGGCCACGGCGTGCGCACCGCCCGCGACCCCCGCGTCACGGTGCACAAGAAGGCCGGGCAGTACGTCTCGACGATCTTCGACATCTCGCACAACCTGGGCATGCGCACGGCCTTCTACTCCGGTGACCCGCAGTCGAAGATCGTGACCCGCACCTGGAGCAAGAAGTACGGCGGCGCCGACACCTACGGCGCCGACAACGGCCGCCACAAGCTCAGCCGGAAGGTGCTCTCCAGCGACACCGGCGCGGTGCGCGCCGCGCGCAGCGACCTGGCGAAGAAGCCGGCACGCGTCACGTTCGTGCAGCTGGGCGGCCTGGACCGCACGGCATCCAAGAAGGGCTGGAAGGGTGGCGCCTACTCGAAGGTGCTCAAGCGCGCCGACCGGCAGGTGGGCAGCCTGCTGAACGCGATCGCCCGCAACTCGGCGACGGCGTCCTCGACCCTGGTCGTGCTGACCTCGTCCTCGGGGGGTCCGGCGAGCCTGGGCCGCGGCGTGCCGATCATCGTCAACGGCCCCGGCGTGGTGAAGGGCGACCTGTACGCGCTGAACCGCGGCTACACCAACCCCGGTGCCGCCGCGAACCCCGCGAAGGGCACGCCGCTGCGCACGGGCGTGATCGCGAACCTCGTGGCCGCCGCGCTGTCGCTGCCGCGGGTGCCGCGCAGCGTGCACAACTCGCTGGGCAACCTGCGGGTGCTGCAGTGAGCCGCTGACCGGCGCCACCGGTCATGCCCTAGCGTTGCCTCCCGTGAGCTCCACCCCGTCCCGCGTGTTCGCGGCCAGGCTCGTCGGGCTCCCGATCTTCGACCCCCAGGGCGACCAGGTCGGGAAGGTCCGCGACCTGGTCGTCACCATGCGCGGCGAGGGCACCCAGCCCCGGGTGCTCGGGATGGTGGCGGAGGTCTTCAACCGGCGGCGCATCTTCGTGCCGATGACCCGCGTCACCAACATCGACAGCGAGCACGTCTACACCACCGGCCTGCTCAACATGCGTCGCTTCGAGCAGCGTTCCACCGAGACACTGGTGATCGGCCAGATGCTCGACCGCACGGTGACCATCACCGGCACCGGCGTCACCGGCACCGTGTACGACGTCGCGATGGAGCCGGCCCGCAACCGCGACTGGGTGTTGTGCCGGGTCGCGGTGCGTGAGCCCTCTCGCGGGTTCCGGCGGCGCGGCCAGACCCACGTCGTGGAGTGGCGCGACGTGATCGGCCTGGCCCGCAGCGACGAGCGGCAGGGCGCCACGCACCTGGTGGCGGCGCTGAACGAGATGCGGCCCGCCGACGCGGCGAGCATCCTGCACGACCTGCCGCCGGACCGACGGACCGCGGTGGCGCTGGCGCTGGACGACGAGCGCCTCGCCGACGTCCTCGAGGAGCTGCCGGACTCCGACCAGGTGGAGATCCTCAACGGCCTGGACACCGAGCGTGCCGCCGACGTGCTGGAGGAGATGTCGGCCGACGACGCCGCGGACCTGGTGCGCGACCTGCCGCCGGAGACCGCCGAGATCCTGCTGCAGCTGATGGAGCCCGAGGGTGCGCAGGACGTGCGGCGCCTGATGAGCTACGTCGAGGACACCGCGGGCGCGATGATGACCCCGGAGCCGGTGATCCTCGGTCCGGACGCCACCATCGCCGACGCGCTGGCGCACGTGCGCAACCCGGAGCTGACCCCGGCGCTGGCTGCCCTGGTCTATGTGTGCCGCCCGCCGCTGGAGACGCCGACCGGCAAGCTGCTGGGCATCGCCCACATCCAGCGGCTGCTGCGCGAGCCGCCGTCGACGCTGGTGGCCGGAGCGCTGGACGACTCCCTGGCGTGGCTGCGGACCAACGCGACCATCGACGACGTCGCGGCCCACCTGGCCACCTACAACCTGGTCGCCGCCCCGGTCGTCGACGCGGACGGCCGCCTGCTCGGCGCGGTCACCGTGGACGACCTGCTCGACCACATGCTGCCGCCCAACTGGCGCGACCGTGCGCCGCGGCCGGGCACGGAGCAGCGATGAGCGAGTCGCACCGCTCCCGCGAGCGCCTGGACACCCCCCGCGAGGAGCGCCGGACCTGGCGCCGGCGTCCGCACCGCGAGGACACCTTCGGCACCTTCGCCGAGCGGTTCGCCCGGTTCATGGGCACCGCTCGGTTCCTGATCTACATGACGCTGTTCGTGGTGCTGTGGGTCGTGTGGAACACCACCGCGCCCGAGAGCCTGCGCTTCGACAAGTACGCCTTCATCTTCCTGACGCTGATGCTCAGCCTGCAGGCGTCGTACGCCGCGCCGCTGATCCTGCTCGCCCAGAACCGGCAGGAGGCCCGGGACCGGGTGATCGCCGAGCAGGACCGCCAGGCCGACGCCCGCGCGCACGCGGACATGGAGTTCCTGGCCCGCGAGGTCGCCTCGCTGCGGATGTCGGTGGGCGAGGTCGCCACCCGCGACTTCGTGCGCTCCGAGCTGCGCGCCCTGCTCGCCGACCTCGACGAGCGCGCCGGGGACCTTCCCGAGGACCGGGGCGCGGACGCCGGAGACAGGTCCAGGGACGGCGGGGAGCGGTCCGCGGGGCATCGTGCGACGTCTCACCGCGATGGCGGCGACGCGTCGCGCCCGGGCACTGCCTAGACTCGACCGTTGTGAGCACCGCACCGCAGTCCCCGACCGTCGAGCAGGTCATGACGGCACTCAGCCGCGTCAACGACCCCGAGATCAAGCGGCCGATCACCGAGCTCGGCATGGTCGACGCCGTCGAGATCGTGCCCGGCGACGGTGGCTCCTTCGTCACCGTCAAGGCGCTGCTCACCGTGGCGGGCTGCCCGCTCAAGGACACGATCACCCGCGACGTCACCGCGGCGGTGAGCGCCCTGGACGGCGTCACCGGGGTCCAGGTCGACCTCGGCGTGATGACCGCCGAGCAGCGCTCCGGCCTGCACGCGACCCTGCGCGACGGCACCGCGCCGCGGGAGATCACCTTCGCCCAGCCCGGTTCCCTGACCAAGGTCTTCGCCATCGCCTCCGGCAAGGGCGGCGTGGGCAAGTCCTCGGTGACGGTCAACCTGGCGCTCGCACTGGCCAAGGCCGGCCGCAAGGTGGGCGTCGTGGACGCCGACATCTACGGCCACTCCGTGCCGGCGATGCTCGGCGTCGCCGACTCCCGGCCGACCCAGGTCGAGGACCTGATCATGCCGGTCCCGACCGCCTCGGGCGTCTCGGTGATCTCCATCGGCATGCTCAAGCCGCGCCGCGACCAGGTCGTCGCCTGGCGCGGACCGATGCTGGACCGCGCCCTGGTGCAGATGCTGGCCGACGTGTACTGGGGCGACCTGGACGTGCTCCTGCTCGACCTTCCGCCGGGCACCGGTGACGTGGCGATCTCGCTGGGCCAGCACCTGCCCGGCGCGGAGGTCGTCGTCGTCACCACGCCGCAGGAGGCCGCGGCCGAGGTCGCCGAGCGCGCCGGCACGATGGCCTCGATGATGCACCAGCGCGTCGTCGGCGTGATCGAGAACATGAGCTACCTGCCCTGCCCGCACTGCACGCCCGAGGGCAAGGACCACCGCCTGGAGATCTTCGGCTCCGGCGGCGGTGAGCGCGTCGCGCAGACCCTCTCCGCGCGTTTCGGCTACGACGTGCCGCTGCTGGGCCAGGTCCCCCTGGACGTCTCCCTGCGCGAGGGCGGCGACGACGGCAAGCCGATCGTGGAGTCGGACCCCACTGCTCCCGCCGCGAAGGTGCTGCAGGCGGTCGCCGACCGCCTCGACGGCCGCGGCCGTGGACTGGCGGGCATGCAGCTGGGGCTGACGCCCAGCAACAAGTTCTGAGCGCGTAGGCGACCAGGACACCTCAGACGGGCGACGGCGCATGTTCGGGATCGGCTTCGGCGAGCTGGTGGTCATCGCGTTCCTGGCCGTCCTGGTCTTCGGGCCCGACAAGCTGCCCGACCTGGCCAAGCAGGTCGGTCGGTTCGTCCGCCAGCTGCGCGGCTTCGCCACCAGCGCCCGCGACGAGCTGCGCGCCGAGCTCGGCCCGGAGTACGCCGACCTCGAGCTGACCGACCTGGATCCGCGCCAGATCGTGCGCAAGCACATCGCCGAGGCGATGGCCGAGCTCGACGAGCTCGAGGACGCCGTCTCCCCCGCCGCGGCGGCCCAGGTGCCCCTGGCGCCGGGCGAGCTGCCGCCGTACGACACCGAGGCGACCTGACCGCCTCCTGAGCGGGCCGATCAGCTGCGGGGCTGATCAGGTGCGGGACTGGGCGGCGGCCAGCGCGGAGAACGCCACGAGCACGGTACGGCGCTCCTCGCCCTCGACCAGCTCGCAGAAGTCGCCGCCCACGCGGCGCAGCGAACCCGTGTGGCTGCTGCCGTCGCGCAGGTGCAGCACGCACGGCTCACCGGCCTCCGCGATCCGGCGCAGCGCCGAGCCGAGGCCCAGCCGGGTCAGCGGTGACCACGCCACCTCGGGCACCGCCCGCACGGAGGCACCCTCCACGGTGCCGACCGCGTCCAGGTTGACCACCCAGTCGCGCTCCCCGGAGCCGAGCAGCAGCCAGGACTGCGTCACGCGCTCCACCAGGCCGGTGAGGCGGCCGACGCCGGCCACACCCAGGGTGGCGGACGAGCCGACGGTCGCCATCAGGCGACTGGCGAGGGTGACCTGCTGGTACTCGGCGCGGCTGCGGTCGGCCAGCTCGGCGGACCGCTCCGCGGCGTGAAGCGCAGAGGCCTGATCCTCGAGGTCGTCGAACAGCGCGAACAGGTCGTCCTCCCAGCCCATGGGGCCAGCCTCGCACGTGCCACCCCGACCGGACCCACCAGGTCACGGCTGGTCGCGACCCATCTGTGGAAGAACGGTTGACCCGGTTTTCCAACAGGCGCATTCTGAATCAAACGCAAGCAAACGCAAGGGTCTCGGGATGAGCGGAGCAGCGGAGCGCCGGGCACGCGCAGTCGTGGTCTGGTCGCTCGTGACCGGCGGCGCCGCGGCGCTCGGCGCGGTGGCCGCGGAGCCCGCGCGACAGCTGCTCACCGCTCCCGGCCCCGACTTCGCCACCCTGCTGGTGCAGGCGTGCGCGGCCGCCTCGCTCCTCGCCGCCGCCGCGCTGTGGGGCCTCACCACGGACGTGGTGGTCCGCGAGGTGCTGCTCCGCGGCGCCGGTCGGGCCCGCGCCCCAGGGCGCTGCGGCCCGCTGCGCACGGCGATCCTCACCGCCTGCGGCGTCGCCGCCCTCGCCGGTACGACGGCCCCGGCGGGCGCGCACGACTCGCCGTCGGCCCCGTTGCCCGGTGCCGTGCTCGCCGGCCTTCCGTTGCCCGACCGGGCCACGGGCCCGGCGGCCGCACCGGACACCGCACCGCACACCGCACCGGACGAGACGCCGAACGAGACGCCGGGTGAGGCACCGGGCACGGTCCGCGTCCGCGCCGGTGACTCGCTGTGGACCATCGCCGAGCGGACCGTCGGCCCCGAGGCGCGGCTGGTCGAGGTGGCGTCGTACTGGCGGCGCCTGCAGCACGAGAACCGTGCGGTCCTCGGCGCAGACCCCGACCTCGTCCACCCCGGCCAGCGGCTCCGACTGCCCCATCCCCGCCCCTGACGCCCGCACCACCACCCACCAGGAGGAACCATGTCCGTCAGCACCACCGAGCTCGTCGGCGTCCGGTTGCCGGTGCCGGTCACCGCCACCCAGGGCACCCTCGCCCTGGCCCTCCTCCCCCGTCAGGCGCCGCCGCCCTCGCCACCTCCCGGCCCGCGTCCGGGCAGCAACGTGGTGCCCATCGACCGCAGGCTGCGCCAGAGCATCCAGGAGTGGACGCACCGGTTCGTGCAGGCAGCGGTCGAGATCGTGGGTGGCGACCGACCGGCGGCCCAGCTGTTGCGCTGGACCTCCGAGGACGTCTACGCGGACCTGCGGCTGCGCGCACAGCTGGTGGCGCGTGCCGGCGGCCACCAGCCGGGCCTGGCCCGGGTGCAGGCGGTGCGGCCCCGGGTGATGAGCGTGCACGCCTGCTTCGTCACCGACGTGGTCGTCGAGTGCGGGGTGCACGTGCGCCACGGCGAGCGGTCCCGGGCGGTGGCTGCCCGGTTCGAGCGCACCGGGCAGCGCTGGGTGTGCACCGCGCTGGACTTCTCCTGAGCCCGCTCGCCTGAGCACGGGACGCCTGAGCACGGGACGCCTGAGCACGGGACGCCTGAGCACGGGACGCCTGAGCACGGGACGCGACGAGGGCGGGACCCGTGCGGGTCCCGCCCTCGTCGTACGTGCGCCGCGGCACGGACGCGACGAGGGCGGGACCCGTGCGGGTCCCGCCCTCGTCGTACGTGCGTCGCGGCGTCAGCCGTTGACGCGGGTGGTCATCCCGGTGGGACCGCCCGGTGCGCCGTGGCAGCGCTTGTACTTCTTGCCCGAGCCACAGGGGCACAGCGCGTTGCGGGTGGTGCCGGCGTAGTCGTCGCCACCGCCGGCCACCGCGGTGCGGACCTCCTGCTCGCCGGACTCGTCCGGACCGGCGTAGGCGAGCTGCTGGGGCTTGGAGACCTCCAGGCCCTTGGCGCTCACCTTGGGGGTGGACTTCAGCTCGGCGGCGATGTCCCCGACAGCGGGACCCTGCGCACCGACGGTGACCGGCGGCTCGGCGAAGGCGCCGGGGTGCATCGGACCGCGGTGCGCGGAGCCGTCGGCGTGGTAGTGGACCTCGTCCTCGTCCTCCTCCTCCTCGACCTCGACCTCGAGGTTGAAGAGGAACCCGACGGTCTCCTCCTTGATGCCGTCCATCATCGCGGCGAACATGTCGTAGCCCTCGCGCTGGTACTCCACGAGCGGGTCGCGCTGGGAGTAGGCGCGCAGGTAGATGCCCTCGCGCAGGTAGTCCATCTCGTAGAGGTGCTCGCGCCACTTGCGGTCCAGCACGGAGAGCAGGACGCGGCGCTCGAGCTCGCGGGCGACCTCCTCGCCGACCTCCTCCTCGCGGCGGTCGTAGGCGGCGTGGGCGTCCTTGCGGAGCCGCTCGACCAGGTCGGGCTTCTCCAGCGCGGCCTGCGAGCCGGCCTCCTCGACGAGGTCCT
This genomic window contains:
- a CDS encoding Mrp/NBP35 family ATP-binding protein; amino-acid sequence: MTALSRVNDPEIKRPITELGMVDAVEIVPGDGGSFVTVKALLTVAGCPLKDTITRDVTAAVSALDGVTGVQVDLGVMTAEQRSGLHATLRDGTAPREITFAQPGSLTKVFAIASGKGGVGKSSVTVNLALALAKAGRKVGVVDADIYGHSVPAMLGVADSRPTQVEDLIMPVPTASGVSVISIGMLKPRRDQVVAWRGPMLDRALVQMLADVYWGDLDVLLLDLPPGTGDVAISLGQHLPGAEVVVVTTPQEAAAEVAERAGTMASMMHQRVVGVIENMSYLPCPHCTPEGKDHRLEIFGSGGGERVAQTLSARFGYDVPLLGQVPLDVSLREGGDDGKPIVESDPTAPAAKVLQAVADRLDGRGRGLAGMQLGLTPSNKF
- a CDS encoding LysM peptidoglycan-binding domain-containing protein — protein: MSGAAERRARAVVVWSLVTGGAAALGAVAAEPARQLLTAPGPDFATLLVQACAAASLLAAAALWGLTTDVVVREVLLRGAGRARAPGRCGPLRTAILTACGVAALAGTTAPAGAHDSPSAPLPGAVLAGLPLPDRATGPAAAPDTAPHTAPDETPNETPGEAPGTVRVRAGDSLWTIAERTVGPEARLVEVASYWRRLQHENRAVLGADPDLVHPGQRLRLPHPRP
- a CDS encoding Rv3235 family protein is translated as MSVSTTELVGVRLPVPVTATQGTLALALLPRQAPPPSPPPGPRPGSNVVPIDRRLRQSIQEWTHRFVQAAVEIVGGDRPAAQLLRWTSEDVYADLRLRAQLVARAGGHQPGLARVQAVRPRVMSVHACFVTDVVVECGVHVRHGERSRAVAARFERTGQRWVCTALDFS
- a CDS encoding magnesium transporter MgtE N-terminal domain-containing protein yields the protein MSSTPSRVFAARLVGLPIFDPQGDQVGKVRDLVVTMRGEGTQPRVLGMVAEVFNRRRIFVPMTRVTNIDSEHVYTTGLLNMRRFEQRSTETLVIGQMLDRTVTITGTGVTGTVYDVAMEPARNRDWVLCRVAVREPSRGFRRRGQTHVVEWRDVIGLARSDERQGATHLVAALNEMRPADAASILHDLPPDRRTAVALALDDERLADVLEELPDSDQVEILNGLDTERAADVLEEMSADDAADLVRDLPPETAEILLQLMEPEGAQDVRRLMSYVEDTAGAMMTPEPVILGPDATIADALAHVRNPELTPALAALVYVCRPPLETPTGKLLGIAHIQRLLREPPSTLVAGALDDSLAWLRTNATIDDVAAHLATYNLVAAPVVDADGRLLGAVTVDDLLDHMLPPNWRDRAPRPGTEQR
- a CDS encoding sec-independent translocase yields the protein MFGIGFGELVVIAFLAVLVFGPDKLPDLAKQVGRFVRQLRGFATSARDELRAELGPEYADLELTDLDPRQIVRKHIAEAMAELDELEDAVSPAAAAQVPLAPGELPPYDTEAT
- a CDS encoding DUF1003 domain-containing protein, yielding MSESHRSRERLDTPREERRTWRRRPHREDTFGTFAERFARFMGTARFLIYMTLFVVLWVVWNTTAPESLRFDKYAFIFLTLMLSLQASYAAPLILLAQNRQEARDRVIAEQDRQADARAHADMEFLAREVASLRMSVGEVATRDFVRSELRALLADLDERAGDLPEDRGADAGDRSRDGGERSAGHRATSHRDGGDASRPGTA
- a CDS encoding endonuclease/exonuclease/phosphatase family protein, with translation MTRVRPSHPVRKDAQRRSRLLRRGGAALGAGALLVGLLHAAPASATPAAAPAAAPQPAPRAAAPAPAPTKFRIATFNVLGHSHTVKGGDRYGKYAGSGTRMRSAVKALQDNGVQVVGFQEFEPKQVASFQKLAGPGWSMWPGTAIKGESVTSIAWRSSVWTAVERTTYRAPYFHGKMRQRPLVLLRHNSTGQLVWMLNTHNPANSWGDAQKYRDKAERIQAALVNKLRAQYPTVPVLFTGDMNDRDRFYCPVTYLTDLQSASGGYHDKVPGGVCQPTKPVMIDWVMGTPDVAFSNYRAVRDATVKAATDHPLVMADGTVAPSPERAAGIQRVVVIDVQGLRSSAIGASTTPYISRMLQRGAFTLNARTDAQRRTALPNTISILSGRPVRTSKGGHGVRTARDPRVTVHKKAGQYVSTIFDISHNLGMRTAFYSGDPQSKIVTRTWSKKYGGADTYGADNGRHKLSRKVLSSDTGAVRAARSDLAKKPARVTFVQLGGLDRTASKKGWKGGAYSKVLKRADRQVGSLLNAIARNSATASSTLVVLTSSSGGPASLGRGVPIIVNGPGVVKGDLYALNRGYTNPGAAANPAKGTPLRTGVIANLVAAALSLPRVPRSVHNSLGNLRVLQ